A genomic stretch from Planctomycetaceae bacterium includes:
- a CDS encoding phosphatidate cytidylyltransferase, protein MLGWRVLVSVIVVPSLIALFWFDSTLGSAAWGLLAFCLAAAVRNAFEMSTLMRVRSIRPSFRLTGTCSAVVILAAWMHVLLPGHEPSVLISMGWITAALISSFLVLLVREAVVFSEPGASMESLGANLLTVVYGSGLLAIVAQFRWFPDASIAYFAIGSMVIAVKAGDIGAYTFGRLWGKRRMAPKLSPGKTWMGFNGALFGSIAGGGLWLCFGGQLFESAPTPGHPVVVVAYCALMGVVGLLGDLCESLIKRDTGKKDSAALMPGFGGLLDLIDSPIFAGPIALAWWHWLPPAVLP, encoded by the coding sequence ATGCTTGGCTGGCGCGTACTCGTTTCGGTGATCGTTGTCCCGTCATTGATTGCACTCTTCTGGTTCGATTCGACGTTGGGTAGCGCAGCCTGGGGACTGCTTGCATTCTGCCTCGCAGCAGCGGTTCGCAATGCTTTCGAAATGTCGACGCTGATGCGAGTCCGATCGATTCGCCCATCGTTCAGACTAACCGGCACCTGCTCGGCGGTTGTCATTCTTGCAGCCTGGATGCACGTTCTCCTGCCGGGGCACGAGCCGTCAGTCCTGATATCAATGGGATGGATCACAGCAGCCCTGATCAGCTCCTTTCTCGTTCTGCTGGTCCGTGAAGCTGTGGTCTTCTCGGAACCAGGCGCATCGATGGAATCTCTGGGCGCAAATCTGCTGACCGTTGTATACGGAAGTGGATTGCTCGCAATCGTCGCCCAGTTCCGATGGTTTCCTGATGCGTCGATCGCATATTTTGCAATCGGATCCATGGTCATTGCGGTAAAAGCAGGAGATATCGGGGCGTATACCTTTGGACGACTCTGGGGCAAACGCAGGATGGCTCCAAAGCTGAGCCCGGGAAAGACGTGGATGGGCTTCAACGGAGCCTTGTTTGGCAGTATCGCCGGTGGAGGCCTCTGGTTGTGTTTCGGCGGCCAGCTTTTCGAGTCCGCCCCAACACCCGGTCACCCCGTTGTGGTTGTGGCCTACTGTGCGTTGATGGGAGTTGTCGGGCTGTTAGGAGACCTGTGCGAATCATTGATCAAACGGGACACAGGAAAAAAAGATTCAGCAGCTTTGATGCCCGGATTTGGTGGACTGCTGGACCTGATCGACAGCCCGATTTTTGCAGGCCCCATTGCTCTGGCATGGTGGCACTGGCTCCCCCCGGCTGTCCTGCCTTAA
- a CDS encoding isoprenyl transferase gives MSPNIPYTDAQLAERGLLRPRLPGHIAIIMDGNGRWAQGRFLPRIEGHRRGVKSVRCIVEECSRLGLKQLTLYCFSSENWKRPRQELSLLMTLLRQYLVEERQEIMAQGLRFRVIGRVEELDPVIQSEIRQTEEVSANNTGMMLCLAVNYGARMEIADAVRRIGREVSEGRLEPESISEKTITDHLMTQGMPDPDLVIRTAGEMRISNFLLWQISYAELWVTNKFWPEFREPDLYDALRDFASRDRRFGGLANMQGAVASEKS, from the coding sequence GTGTCCCCCAATATCCCCTATACTGACGCACAACTGGCAGAGCGAGGGCTGCTCCGCCCGCGCCTGCCCGGCCACATTGCCATCATTATGGATGGAAACGGCCGATGGGCGCAAGGACGATTTCTGCCCAGAATTGAGGGACACCGCCGTGGCGTTAAATCCGTCCGATGCATTGTTGAGGAATGCAGTCGACTCGGCCTGAAACAATTGACCCTGTACTGCTTTTCCAGTGAAAACTGGAAACGCCCCAGGCAGGAACTCAGCCTGTTAATGACGCTGCTCCGGCAATATCTGGTCGAAGAGCGGCAGGAGATCATGGCACAAGGTTTGAGATTTCGAGTGATTGGTCGCGTGGAGGAACTGGATCCGGTTATCCAGTCGGAGATTCGCCAAACGGAAGAAGTCTCTGCAAACAATACCGGCATGATGTTGTGTCTGGCCGTGAATTATGGTGCGAGAATGGAGATCGCGGACGCTGTTCGCCGCATCGGCAGGGAGGTCAGTGAGGGTCGCCTTGAACCTGAAAGTATTAGTGAAAAGACCATCACAGACCACTTGATGACTCAGGGAATGCCGGACCCGGATCTGGTGATCCGAACAGCGGGCGAAATGCGAATCAGTAACTTCCTGCTGTGGCAGATCAGCTACGCAGAGTTGTGGGTTACGAATAAATTCTGGCCCGAGTTTCGAGAGCCTGATCTCTACGATGCTCTGCGGGACTTTGCCTCCAGAGATCGTCGTTTTGGCGGCCTCGCAAACATGCAGGGCGCAGTCGCCAGCGAAAAATCCTGA
- a CDS encoding metal ABC transporter substrate-binding protein: MPIVPTVLLIVCVGMIAGCSNRSPSTANDPDAEQTRIRTVAVTSWPLYAIASQLVSEDATPIPNEFGDDESGNVDPAPSVHQPFRIEAVVGNGELSIDWKPSLDDVRRIQDADLLLINGAGFEPWRDRITLPRSRMIDTASGYYDQFLRIPDALTHQHGPDGKHSHPGTIWATWLDAELMASQARQVEAALSKLAPDSADAIARRAAALQRQIDRLEQAINKLAAATSRNPPKVLADGPQFNYLAKKLGWTVKYLHWPLPSTTAELSAAEVAEFQQAVQDEQFDVFLAVTGRGQDVQNLAESAQLPLVSIDLCERIRDDSGSIIDRLAANIKRLSAVCASDDTVNK; this comes from the coding sequence ATGCCAATCGTACCAACGGTCCTACTGATCGTTTGCGTTGGTATGATCGCGGGGTGTTCGAACCGATCCCCTTCAACAGCCAATGATCCTGATGCAGAACAGACGCGCATCAGGACGGTCGCGGTAACTTCCTGGCCCCTGTATGCCATCGCTTCGCAACTTGTCTCAGAGGATGCAACGCCGATCCCGAATGAATTCGGCGATGATGAATCAGGCAATGTCGATCCTGCACCGAGCGTGCACCAGCCGTTCCGCATCGAAGCGGTGGTTGGTAACGGCGAACTCTCGATCGACTGGAAACCATCTCTGGATGACGTCCGTCGAATACAGGATGCAGACTTGTTGCTGATCAATGGCGCTGGCTTTGAACCGTGGCGTGATCGGATCACGCTGCCGCGTTCACGAATGATCGACACGGCTTCCGGTTATTACGACCAGTTCCTTCGCATACCGGATGCATTAACGCATCAGCATGGCCCGGATGGAAAACACAGTCACCCGGGCACAATCTGGGCAACATGGTTGGATGCAGAGCTAATGGCGTCACAAGCCCGACAGGTCGAAGCCGCACTATCGAAACTGGCACCGGATTCAGCAGATGCTATCGCCAGACGAGCCGCTGCACTGCAGCGACAGATTGATCGGCTGGAACAGGCGATCAACAAGCTGGCTGCCGCCACGTCCCGAAATCCTCCTAAAGTCCTCGCGGACGGTCCGCAGTTCAACTATCTGGCCAAGAAACTCGGATGGACCGTGAAATACCTGCACTGGCCATTGCCCTCGACAACAGCCGAACTGAGTGCAGCGGAAGTGGCTGAATTTCAGCAGGCTGTGCAGGATGAGCAGTTTGATGTGTTCCTGGCGGTCACAGGACGCGGACAAGATGTCCAAAACCTGGCAGAATCCGCTCAGCTTCCACTGGTCAGCATCGACCTGTGCGAACGAATTCGCGATGATTCCGGCAGTATCATCGATCGACTTGCGGCAAACATCAAACGTCTGTCTGCGGTGTGCGCCAGCGACGATACCGTCAACAAGTAA
- a CDS encoding aspartate-semialdehyde dehydrogenase, with product MFNTVAVVGATGAVGRIILQLLEERQFPAKNFRFLASARSAGQTVTFNGKPIQVELLTHDCFQGIDLLIGSTPDETAAEYFPSAVKAGCRVIDESGYWRMKPDVALVIPEINPEAAIKAKGIIASPNCSTTQMALALKPLHDAAKVKRVIVSTYQATSGAGLQGTTDLMDGSRAALEGVSYEYKAFKHPIAFNAVPQIGGHKEDGYTSEEMKMVYETRKILGDESIQVCPTCIRIPVSNCHSESINVETERPVSVQEARELFEKMPGITVLDDLDSGLYPMPSTCSGSDDVFIGRIRRDISNPNAITFWCVSDNLRKGAATNAVQIAELLAKHA from the coding sequence GTGTTTAACACCGTAGCCGTTGTTGGCGCTACTGGCGCAGTGGGCCGAATTATTCTGCAACTTCTGGAAGAACGCCAGTTTCCGGCGAAGAACTTCCGTTTCCTCGCTTCCGCCCGCAGCGCCGGCCAAACGGTCACTTTCAACGGGAAACCGATTCAGGTTGAGCTCCTGACACATGATTGCTTTCAGGGAATCGACCTCCTGATTGGCAGCACGCCGGATGAGACGGCTGCCGAGTACTTTCCGTCCGCTGTGAAGGCTGGCTGCAGGGTGATCGATGAATCGGGCTACTGGCGGATGAAACCAGACGTTGCTCTGGTTATTCCCGAAATCAACCCGGAAGCAGCAATCAAGGCCAAAGGAATCATTGCCAGCCCCAACTGCTCCACCACACAAATGGCGCTCGCCCTGAAGCCGCTGCACGATGCCGCAAAAGTCAAACGCGTTATCGTCAGTACTTATCAGGCAACCAGCGGGGCAGGACTGCAGGGTACAACAGATCTTATGGATGGCAGCCGTGCTGCGCTCGAAGGCGTCAGCTACGAATACAAAGCCTTCAAACACCCCATTGCTTTCAATGCAGTCCCCCAGATCGGTGGTCATAAAGAGGATGGATACACCAGCGAAGAAATGAAAATGGTGTACGAAACAAGAAAGATCCTGGGGGACGAATCGATTCAGGTTTGCCCAACCTGCATTCGGATCCCCGTCAGCAATTGCCACAGCGAATCCATCAACGTGGAAACGGAACGCCCTGTCAGCGTTCAGGAAGCAAGAGAGTTGTTTGAGAAGATGCCGGGCATCACTGTCCTGGATGATCTCGACAGCGGTCTTTACCCAATGCCATCCACCTGCAGCGGTAGCGATGACGTTTTCATCGGCCGTATTCGTCGTGACATTTCAAATCCCAATGCAATTACCTTCTGGTGCGTATCAGATAATCTGCGGAAAGGTGCGGCAACGAACGCAGTCCAAATCGCAGAACTCCTCGCAAAACACGCGTAG
- a CDS encoding sigma-70 family RNA polymerase sigma factor, whose amino-acid sequence MAAPDNSEFQRAFVETVNLLTCDTERALGVMFDLTAQRLVRFAMTITGNQPDAEDALQGAFSRIAGKPRLLARADSPWPYLIRTVRNEALRILQKRRHITSSDSLDARPSGSEDSETAMVFEETNERVRRVLGTLPQSQYEVVILKHWEDLTFAEIAEALGLSQNTVASRYRYAMEKLQRSLEPLMK is encoded by the coding sequence GTGGCTGCCCCAGACAATTCTGAATTTCAGCGTGCCTTTGTGGAAACCGTCAATTTATTGACGTGTGACACGGAGCGCGCGCTGGGAGTCATGTTTGATTTGACGGCGCAGCGGCTCGTTCGTTTTGCGATGACAATCACGGGGAATCAGCCGGATGCCGAAGACGCGCTTCAGGGGGCGTTTTCGAGGATAGCTGGTAAACCTCGCTTGCTTGCCCGCGCAGATTCCCCCTGGCCGTATCTGATTCGGACAGTTCGAAATGAAGCATTGCGGATTCTTCAGAAGCGAAGGCATATCACCAGCAGTGATTCGCTGGATGCGAGGCCATCAGGATCCGAAGATTCTGAAACGGCCATGGTTTTCGAAGAGACCAATGAGCGGGTCCGGCGAGTTCTCGGCACATTACCTCAATCTCAATATGAAGTTGTCATTCTCAAACACTGGGAAGATCTGACCTTCGCTGAAATCGCAGAAGCCCTTGGCTTGTCACAGAATACAGTGGCGAGTCGGTACCGCTATGCGATGGAGAAGCTCCAGCGAAGTTTGGAACCGCTCATGAAATAA
- a CDS encoding GspE/PulE family protein translates to MAVLNDLQHSAIHLEPRLFPGVINGGDNQQEFEYVISEETGGSFTAAMANLPVQAEDYVPQVVSLLLKEARAARASDVHLVPGSGGMKMLWRLDGVLQAVAVFDAETGTRLVARLKVICGLLTYRTDLPQEGRVSREYSATEIRVTTFPTLYGEKAAIRLFAGSDDLKRLDQLGLPLSIEQSLRHQLLSTDGVILLTGPSGSGKTTTVYACLREILQASGDGRSVMTLEDPIEVAVDGTTQSQVRTSSGFDLMTGLRSLMRQDPDVIMVGEIRDPATAEAAFQASLTGHLVLTTFHAGSCVEAIARLLDMHLEPYVLRSSLRSVVCQRLVRQIVNPSDLEKQSDKSAAAAGHHVYKGRRVIAEMLTLETPELARAVMRKSDTRELARIVQSCGIKTLRDVALNAVSEGVTTEEEVFRVLGMSPGSEPVAQL, encoded by the coding sequence ATGGCTGTTCTGAATGATTTGCAGCACTCCGCGATTCATCTGGAACCACGACTGTTTCCTGGCGTGATCAACGGCGGTGACAACCAGCAGGAATTCGAATACGTGATCTCTGAAGAAACCGGTGGATCCTTTACGGCTGCGATGGCGAACCTGCCGGTACAGGCGGAAGATTACGTTCCACAGGTTGTGAGCCTGCTTCTGAAGGAAGCTCGTGCAGCCCGTGCAAGTGACGTGCATCTGGTGCCAGGCTCCGGCGGCATGAAGATGCTGTGGCGTCTTGATGGAGTGCTGCAGGCCGTCGCGGTCTTCGATGCTGAGACGGGGACTCGGCTGGTAGCTCGACTCAAAGTGATTTGCGGACTCCTGACTTATCGCACCGATCTTCCTCAGGAGGGGCGTGTTTCCCGGGAGTATTCTGCCACGGAAATCCGCGTGACCACGTTTCCAACGTTATACGGGGAGAAAGCCGCCATTCGGCTTTTTGCAGGCAGTGATGATCTGAAACGACTGGATCAACTGGGGCTGCCGTTGTCGATTGAGCAGTCACTGCGTCACCAGCTCTTGTCTACGGATGGCGTCATTCTGTTGACAGGGCCGTCGGGAAGCGGCAAGACAACGACGGTTTACGCCTGTCTGCGAGAAATCCTTCAGGCTTCCGGGGATGGCCGAAGCGTGATGACTCTCGAAGATCCGATTGAAGTGGCTGTTGATGGGACGACTCAGTCTCAGGTCCGGACGTCGTCGGGCTTTGATCTGATGACGGGATTACGATCGTTAATGCGGCAGGATCCGGACGTGATTATGGTTGGCGAAATTCGCGACCCCGCCACGGCCGAAGCTGCATTTCAGGCATCATTAACGGGGCATCTGGTTCTGACAACATTTCATGCGGGGAGCTGTGTGGAAGCAATCGCGCGGCTTCTTGATATGCATCTGGAACCTTATGTCCTGCGGAGCTCCTTGCGCAGCGTGGTATGCCAGAGACTTGTTCGTCAGATCGTCAATCCATCAGATTTGGAGAAACAATCAGACAAATCAGCAGCAGCAGCTGGTCACCACGTTTACAAAGGGCGTCGGGTGATTGCCGAAATGCTGACACTGGAGACTCCTGAGCTGGCGCGAGCGGTGATGCGGAAGTCGGATACCAGGGAGCTTGCTCGTATCGTGCAGAGTTGTGGCATAAAAACGCTGCGGGATGTCGCGTTGAACGCAGTGTCGGAGGGTGTGACGACGGAAGAAGAAGTGTTTCGTGTGCTTGGCATGTCGCCTGGTTCTGAACCGGTCGCCCAGTTGTAA
- a CDS encoding type II secretion system F family protein encodes MKTSQLSLEDIRNLSDEVRLIVRAGLPLEQHLAAAGKGHGKRLELLTQSMIQHLNNGERLSDVIDQEQSGASRMLSAAVAAGVHCGDLGTTIEMMGDFASDLADLRKKIVHAMTYPLIVLALAWGMFAVFTRLSLVRIYSAAMDLGVEFHPVLDRFIEIVVDYPEIMFLVPLAFLLLWGGWVISGRASSMAFRGPERLLLLCPGVGGLVRDMRFYTLTRILGIMIEKQMPLPDALVLAGAACGSANLDQACQKAAEKIFNGDATGLSVNSRWKRGQMPPLLQACLKQASSNADRLSLRLSAIAQHYRTRLDFNSAWIRVVMPIAIFLVVAGGSVVLYSASIFWPVVEIYQQLASLS; translated from the coding sequence GTGAAGACATCTCAACTCAGCCTCGAAGACATTCGCAATCTCAGCGACGAGGTTCGATTAATCGTGAGAGCCGGGCTGCCGTTGGAGCAGCATCTGGCTGCCGCTGGCAAGGGCCATGGGAAACGGCTGGAGTTGTTGACGCAATCCATGATTCAGCATTTGAATAATGGAGAACGGTTGTCGGACGTCATCGATCAGGAACAAAGTGGAGCTTCCCGGATGTTGTCCGCGGCTGTGGCTGCGGGAGTACATTGTGGCGATCTGGGGACAACCATTGAAATGATGGGCGACTTTGCCAGCGATCTGGCAGACTTGCGGAAGAAGATTGTCCATGCGATGACGTATCCACTGATTGTGCTGGCATTGGCGTGGGGAATGTTTGCCGTGTTTACTCGCCTCAGCCTTGTCCGGATTTATTCCGCAGCGATGGACCTGGGGGTTGAGTTTCATCCTGTTCTTGATCGGTTCATCGAAATCGTTGTCGATTACCCGGAGATTATGTTTCTGGTTCCCCTGGCGTTTCTGTTGCTGTGGGGGGGCTGGGTGATATCCGGCCGTGCTTCTTCAATGGCTTTTCGCGGACCGGAGCGATTGCTGTTGTTGTGCCCCGGCGTTGGAGGTTTGGTTCGGGATATGCGGTTCTACACCCTGACACGCATTCTGGGGATCATGATTGAGAAACAGATGCCTTTGCCGGATGCTCTGGTTTTGGCCGGCGCAGCGTGCGGCTCCGCAAATCTGGATCAGGCCTGCCAGAAAGCAGCTGAGAAGATTTTCAACGGGGATGCGACCGGTTTAAGCGTGAATTCACGCTGGAAGCGTGGCCAGATGCCACCATTGCTTCAGGCTTGTCTGAAGCAGGCGTCAAGCAATGCTGACCGCCTTTCGCTGCGTCTTTCTGCAATTGCTCAACACTATCGGACGCGGCTGGATTTTAATTCGGCATGGATCCGAGTCGTGATGCCGATTGCAATTTTTCTGGTCGTTGCTGGTGGTTCCGTTGTTCTCTATTCCGCTTCGATTTTCTGGCCGGTCGTCGAAATCTATCAGCAGTTAGCAAGCTTATCCTGA